A genomic window from Silene latifolia isolate original U9 population chromosome 11, ASM4854445v1, whole genome shotgun sequence includes:
- the LOC141614655 gene encoding putative polygalacturonase At3g15720, translating into MTSDVPEFVVRFLTCLRVKGEQRRPQGKTQSLEGVSIIFVGTCLVLLSLFSHNVITTTHIKSHAHPALDAGNTFNVINFGAIGDGITDDTKLQGTIVAPSSFVGWTKCTENSWMYFGYVQGLQFTGSGKIDGRGSLWWRKRVPPALRFHNCNGLQVKGTTHVDSPMNHIEVEASQNVEMSQLNIVAPFDSPNTDGIDIASSSHVYIHQSFIGTGDDCIALKGESYFVNITGIHCGPGHGISVGSLGEGGATDVVENVFVRNCTLNGTTNGARIKTWQGGSGHVSGVTFEGIILVNSKHPIIIDQSYTDGAGTGAVQVTDVTFRGFLGTSATGEAISLQCSGKLPCTNLKLDNIDIRSTSTGKNVVSKCQFAHGIIVPPVVPNVTCLLK; encoded by the exons GGAGTTTCAATCATATTTGTGGGCACTTGCTTAGTTCTACTGAGCTTGTTTAGTCACAATGTTATTACAACAACACATATAAAGTCTCATGCACATCCAGCCTTAGACGCAGGAAATACTTTTAATGTGATCAATTTTGGCGCCATTGGTGATGGCATTACTGATGACActaag TTACAAGGTACAATAGTAGCTCCAAGTAGTTTTGTTGGATGGACCAAGTGCACAGAAAATTCGTGGATGTATTTTGGATATGTACAAGGTCTCCAATTCACTGGTTCAGGCAAAATTGATGGCAGAGGATCACTTTGGTGGAGAAAACGCGTTCCACCG GCGTTAAGATTTCATAATTGTAATGGTTTACAAGTTAAAGGTACAACACATGTGGATAGTCCAATGAACCACATTGAAGTAGAAGCTAGCCAAAATGTGGAGATGTCACAACTTAATATCGTAGCCCCTTTTGATAGTCCTAACACCGATGGCATTGACATTGCTTCATCCTCTCATGTTTATATTCACCAAAGTTTTATCGGAACAG GTGACGATTGCATTGCACTTAAAGGCGAATCATATTTTGTCAATATTACAGGAATTCATTGTGGACCGGGGCATGGCATAAG TGTTGGGAGTTTGGGAGAAGGTGGAGCTACTGATGTTGTGGAGAATGTATTTGTGCGTAATTGTACGCTTAATGGAACTACAAATGGTGCAAGAATTAAAACATGGCAG GGTGGATCAGGACACGTGAGTGGCGTCACATTTGAAGGCATAATTCTTGTAAATTCCAAACATCCCATAATCATTGATCAATCGTATACTGATGGTGCTGGAACG GGCGCAGTGCAAGTGACGGACGTGACATTCCGAGGGTTCTTAGGAACATCAGCCACAGGAGAAGCAATCTCGTTACAATGCAGTGGAAAATTGCCTTGCACTAATCTAAAGCTTGATAATATTGATATACGTTCTACAAGTACGGGGAAAAATGTAGTTTCTAAATGTCAATTTGCCCATGGAATTATTGTGCCTCCTGTTGTACCAAATGTTACTTGTCTATTAAAATGA